The proteins below come from a single Gimesia alba genomic window:
- a CDS encoding cytochrome c, which produces MNEPANRLKQKPILRSAVASYACLSVLLLFTGCGGSTPPATPPPQSQTATTPAPAPANPAAQTAQAEPQKNDKKKEGRKMIDGIPYDVWFDNPLSVAGNTQAVAPVSLPGNAVTATPTTPAPASEMKTAATPGTPVAGGIDWKTIIPMPVLEAHVKEIRNRLTKNMQSVGTYNNSYLEIPTFTTTLAALAGIVTEHSEDVSWKKNAKYLRDLAAGISAEPLKRGAKSFREIQVPYEQMIVIMNGSLPAGIADADEKKPLSDVASMGDLMKRADIASKWLKSNVGSADALKSEKEKVIEEAHLLAAISKIITTEGYGYVDDEGFLNHANPMAEASLQMVAAAKSDNFPEFDKGLTRVYKACTECHSEYKE; this is translated from the coding sequence TGAACGAGCCGGCAAACCGGTTAAAACAGAAACCAATCTTGCGCTCAGCAGTAGCGTCTTATGCCTGTCTATCTGTTTTGTTACTCTTTACAGGCTGCGGTGGGAGTACCCCACCGGCAACGCCTCCGCCACAATCTCAAACAGCGACCACTCCCGCACCGGCTCCCGCGAATCCTGCTGCTCAGACGGCTCAAGCAGAGCCTCAAAAAAATGATAAGAAAAAGGAGGGCCGCAAAATGATTGACGGCATCCCATATGATGTCTGGTTTGATAATCCGTTATCAGTGGCGGGAAATACTCAGGCAGTTGCCCCCGTTTCGCTGCCAGGTAATGCAGTCACAGCGACTCCCACGACGCCCGCCCCCGCAAGTGAAATGAAAACCGCGGCCACGCCCGGTACCCCAGTCGCTGGTGGGATCGACTGGAAAACCATCATTCCCATGCCGGTTCTGGAAGCCCACGTGAAAGAAATTCGGAATCGACTCACCAAAAATATGCAGTCGGTTGGTACCTACAATAACAGCTACCTGGAAATCCCAACGTTCACAACAACCCTCGCTGCACTGGCAGGCATTGTTACGGAACACTCGGAAGACGTCAGCTGGAAAAAAAATGCCAAGTATCTGCGTGATCTGGCAGCAGGGATTTCAGCAGAGCCTTTGAAGCGCGGCGCTAAATCGTTTCGTGAGATTCAAGTTCCCTATGAACAAATGATTGTGATCATGAATGGCAGCCTGCCTGCAGGAATTGCGGACGCGGATGAGAAGAAGCCCCTGTCCGATGTCGCTTCAATGGGAGATTTGATGAAGCGGGCTGACATTGCCTCGAAATGGCTGAAATCAAATGTTGGTAGTGCGGACGCGTTGAAATCGGAAAAAGAGAAAGTAATTGAGGAAGCGCATCTTTTGGCTGCCATCTCAAAAATCATTACAACTGAAGGATACGGTTATGTCGATGATGAGGGTTTCTTAAACCATGCTAACCCGATGGCAGAAGCCAGCCTGCAAATGGTTGCAGCGGCAAAAAGTGACAATTTCCCGGAATTCGATAAAGGGTTAACACGAGTCTATAAAGCCTGCACGGAATGCCATAGCGAATATAAAGAGTAA